One genomic window of Trichomycterus rosablanca isolate fTriRos1 chromosome 1, fTriRos1.hap1, whole genome shotgun sequence includes the following:
- the LOC134329279 gene encoding uncharacterized protein LOC134329279 → MRVHLRDTIPDRSRPGLTTTATGAVDKQGACGNCATVSRRPRGGKRVRRQKERRKVKSVGLRVATLNVGTMTGKGRELADMMQRRKVDVLCVQETKWRGSKAYSIGAGFKLFYHGVDRKRNGVGVVLKEELAKNVVEVKRVSDRVMCLKVEVEGMMLNVVSGYAPQVGCEKEEKEKFWRDLDEVIESIPKEERVVIGADLNGHVGEGNRGDEEVMGRFGVKERNQEGQMVVDFAKRMEMAVVNTYFQKREEHRVTYKSGGRSSQVDYILCRRGNLTEIGDCKVVVGESVARQHRMVVCRMTVVVKKRKRVKLEKKTKWWKLRKEECGEEFREELLKTLGGKKELPDDWATTATVIRETGRKVLGVASGQRKEDKETWWWNSEVQEAIQRKRLAKKKWDIDRTDESRQEYKGMKRKAKREVAKAKQKAYEELYGRLDTKEGEKDLYRLARQRNQAGKDVQQVRLVKDRNGNVLTSEESVMGRWKEYFEELMNEENERERRVEVIGTVDQEVEKINENEVWKALKRMKKGKAVGPDNIPVEVWKCLGEMAVRFLTQLLNAIVESEKMPEEWRRSVLVPIFKNKGDVQSCNNYRGIKLMSHTMKIWERVVEARLRQDVTICEQQYGFMPRKSTTDAIFALRMLMEKYREGQKELHCVFVDLEKAYDRVPREELWCCMRKSGVVEKYVRLVQDMYEDSRTVVRCAVGVTDSFKVEVGLQQGSALSPFLFALVMDRLTDEVRQESPWTMMFADDIVICGENREQVEDNLERWRYALERRGMKVSRSKTEYMCVNGRETGGTVRLQGAEVTKVKDFKYLGSTVQENGECGKEVKKRVQAGWSGWRKVSGVICDKRVTAKVKGKVYKTVVRPAMLMDKVRNEIIRGTAQVKQLGDKVREARLRWFGHVQRRDSGYIGRRMLDMQLPGKRQRGRPKRRYMDAVRED, encoded by the exons ATGCGAGTTCATCTAAGAGATACCATACCGGATCGGTCGAGGCCCGGGTTAACAACGACCGCCACTGGTGCTGTTGACAAACAGGGTGCTTGTGGAAATTGTGCTACTGTTAGTCGAAGACCGCGAGGAGGGAAACGTGTcaggagacagaaagagaggagGAAAGTCAAGAGTGTAGGACTGAGGGTGGCAACTCTAAATGTGGGGACAATGACAGGCAAAGGTAGAGAGCTGGCTGACATGATGCAGAGAAGGAAGGTAGATGTTTTATGTGTTCAAGAGACCAAGTGGAGGGGCAGTAAGGCTTACAGCATTGGAGCAgggtttaaactgttttaccATGGTGTGGATAGAAAGAGAAATGGAGTAGGGGTGGTCTTGAAAGAGGAGTTAGCAAAGAATGTAGTAGAGGTGAAAAGAGTGTCAGATAGGGTGATGTGTCTGAAGGTAGAGGTAGAAGGTATGATGTTGAATGTTGTCAGTGGTTATGCTCCACAGGTGGGTTGtgagaaagaggaaaaagagaAGTTCTGGAGGGATCTAGATGAAGTGATAGAGAGTATTCCCAAGGAGGAGAGAGTGGTGATCGGAGCAGACCTAAATGGACATGTTGGTGAAGGAAACAGAGGAGATGAGGAAGTGATGGGTAGGTTTGGTGTCAAGGAAAGGAACCAGGAAGGacagatggtggtggattttgCCAAGAGGATGGAAATGGCTGTAGTCAACACCTATTTCCAAAAACGGGAGGAACATAGGGTGACCTATAAGAGTGGAGGAAGGAGTTCACAAGTAGACTACATTCTGTGTAGAAGAGGAAACCTGACAGAGATTGGGGACTGTAAGGTTGTGGTAGGAGAGAGTGTGGCCAGACAGCATCGGATGGTGGTGTGtagaatgactgttgttgtgaagaaaagaaaaagagtcAAATTAGAGAAAAAGACCAAATGGTGGAAGCTGAGGAAGGAGGAATGTGGTGAAGAGTTCAGAGAGGAGCTGTTAAAGACTCTGGGTGGTAAGAAAGAGCTTCCAGATGACTGGGCTACAACAGCAACGGTGATTAGAGAGACAGGTAGGAAGGTACTTGGTGTGGCATCTGGACAGAGAAAAGAGGATAAGGAAACCTGGTGGTGGAATAGTGAAGTGCAGGAAGCGATTCAGAGGAAGAGGTTAGCCAAGAAGAAATGGGACATTGACAGGACTGACGAAAGTAGACAGGAATATAAGGGGATGAAACGTAAGGCAAAAAGAGAGGTAGCAAAGGCAAAGCAGAAGGCATATGAGGAGTTGTATGGGAGGTTGGACACTAAAGAAGGCGAGAAGGACTTGTATAGATTGGCCAGACAGAGGAATCAGGCTGGAAAGGATGTGCAGCAGGTTAGACTTGTCAAAGATAGGAATGGTAATGTTCTAACAAGTGAGGAGAgtgtgatgggaagatggaaggAGTACTTTGAGGAGCTAATGAATGAAGAGAATGAAAGGGAAAGAAGAGTAGAGGTCATAGGAACGGTGGATCAGGAAGTAGAAAAGATCAATGAGAATGAAGTTTGGAAAGCtttgaagaggatgaagaaaggGAAGGCAGTTGGACCTGATAACATACCAGTGGAAGTATGGAAATGTCTAGGTGAGATGGCAGTGAGGTTTTTGACTCAATTACTCAATGCCATTGTTGAGAGTGAAAAAATGCCAGAGGAATGGAGGAGAAGTGTGCTGGTGCCCATTTTTAAGAACAAGGGTGATGTACAGAGTTGTAACAACTACAGGGGAATTAAGTTGATGAGCCACACAATGAAGATCTGGGAGAGAGTTGTAGAAGCTAGACTTAGACAAGATGTAACTatttgtgagcagcagtatggtTTCATGCCAAGAAAGAGTACCACAGATGCCATCTTTGCTTTGAGGATGCTGATGGAGAAGTACAGAGAGGGTCAGAAAGAGCTTCATTGTGTCTTTGTTGATTTAGAAAAAGCGTATGACAGAGTACCAAGGGAGGAGCTGTGGTGTTGTATGAGGAAATCTGGAGTAGTGGAGAAGTATGTCAGACTGGTACAGGACATGTATGAGGACAGCAGGACAGTGGTGAGATGTGCTGTAGGAGTCACAGATAGCTTTAAGGTGGAGGTGGGGCTACAACAAGGATCGGCTCTGAGCCCCTTCTTGTTTGCTTTGGTGATGGATCGACTAACAGATGAGGTCAGGCAGGAATCCCCATGGACTATGATGTTTGCAGATGATATTGTGATCTGTGGTGAGAACAGGGAACAGGTGGAAGATAACTTGGAGAGGTGGAGATATGCACTTGAAAGAAGAGGAATGAAAGTCAGCCGTAGTAAGACagagtacatgtgtgtgaatgggAGAGAGACAGGTGGAACGGTGAGGCTACAAGGAGCAGAAGTCACAAAGGTGAAGGACTTCAAGTACTTAGGGTCAACTGTTCAGGAAAATGGGGAGTGTGGTAAAGAGGTCAAAAAGAGAGTCCAGGcaggatggagtggatggagaaaagtttcaggagtgatttgtgacaaaagggtgacagcaaaggtcaaaggaaaagtttacaagacagtggtgagaccagctatgtt gatggacaaggttaggaatgagataatcagaggtacagcacaggttaaacaactaggagataaagttagagaggccagactgagatggtttggacatgtccagaggagggacagcgggtatattggtagaaggatgttagatatgcagctgccaggaaaaagacaaagaggaagaccaaagaggagatatatggatgcagttagagaggac